TGGTCATACACAGATGAACCTCACGCTTCTCGTAGAAGACAAATCCTCTCTCAGTACCCTCAAATCAAACAGCTTTTTGGCCCTGACCCTTTTGCTTTCCTCAAGGTATATTCCCCTTTTCATAAATATACAAACTTTTATTCCCTTCTTATGTATTTTTCCAAATAATGCTGATATGAATTTGTTGTATTAATGATTTTGCTTAATGGGTCATATTTGGATCTGGATTATAAACATGGGTTCCAAAAGTTTGAatctttttaatcattttagttttttttattttatatataggcTTGCTCTGTTTATAATACATTGTGTTTTCATGAATCTGTTGGATTTGGCATTGTAATATGTTTCTATATATTGGATTCCTTTCAGAATTTTATTGATTAAATATGCATCATTTAACTGTGAAATTGGTAGGATTTCAATCTTTCAACTTTGCTGTAAAAGTGATTAAAAATCctttctttttttcacttttttgaaAAAGGTAAAATCTTTTGCCTTTTTCAGTCATTTTAGAGAGTAGGGAAAAGCTTGCATTTAGATTCATGTGGTTTGGCACTTGCATAATGTTATGTTCCATGGACTTGTGGTGTCATTTTCATTGTTCTCAACAAGTTAGTtgttaggttattcatgtatttaTTCACACTGTAGATGCAATTTGATAATGAAAACAATGAACTTAACAGTGAAAGAATGCATCAAAGGGAGTGGCCTGTGGACTTACTTGTAGGAGAGGAGCTCTTTCTCCCCCTTCTTATATAAAAATAAGAGTTTAGCTCTCTTTGGACTGCTTTTAAAGGATATAAGGGGGAAGAGTCCTGCTTCCTTTAGTTTTGTTTTCACTCTTGTTCAACCCCTTACCCGACAGAGCAAGATTAGAGCGCCAGCTCGGGGCGGATGGCTTTCTTTTCGGCAAAAGAATCACCACCTTCCACGACAGAGCTGTTGGAACCTTTGGATTTTCGAAGGATGAATCCAGTGGTTCCCGTAGCTCTGCTGCGTAAGGTGGAggtttctttctttccttttttttttgtataaaattGCAAATGTTCAGCCAACCACCCTGACCCAGTGCTCCAAGCTTGCTCTATCCAGTAAGGGGTTGAGTGAGGAGTTAGTATTTATTCGCGCAAAGATGCCCCTTTGAAGCTGGAGTAAGGAATTGTCCACCTCATCACCCCTGTAAGTGGGTGAAAACCATGTAGACAAGGGTTTAAATCCTAGCAGAGACAAGAGACGCTAGCTGATTTGTTCCCATCTAACCAAGATTTGGTGTGAAAAGTTACTCGATAGTCGATACCAACCAGTTGTACCCTTTTCCGTTATAACTAGTAAAAAAAAGGTGCATGAAAACGCAAATTACTTCTGAATAAATTCAGAAATTATATGTAAGAACCATAGCATTTCGCGATTCATTGGTAAAtcatttttgattttctattaaCCAATTATGTGGAAGTATTAACATGGTTAAAAACTGGTTGAAGTCTAGACATAGCATGATACTTGTATTGGTGGGAGGTAACAAGTACTCGGTGGAATACCCAAGGTGCGTCAATTTAGACTCGCTGTGAATAGTTACCCAATACCTGTGCTGCTAGGTGGTATCCGGTGAAATAGTCGAGGCGCGTGCAATTTTGCCCTGACACCACTGTTATTATGAAAAAAAGGATAACTGCGAGAGAACACACGAGACTTCTCCTACTCTCATGTCAAACTGATTCCAAGATTTATAAGGCTGAGAGAAAACTAATCAGGATTTTCTTGACTTCCTTTTCTGGAACTCGGCCTTAAAACACAGACTATGTATCGAGAACTCTCTTACCAATTTTGTGCCTCTTCATGGCATTCAGATTGGATAGAAGCATCTTTTCTTACAAATTTTCTGTTGCAATGCTATGATTTATCGCTGATGTCTTCCGTGAACTGCTTAACTTATGGTGACAACAAAACCTCCTGTGCGAAATGCTTTGGTTTATTGTCTTGTAATCTTTTCTTATCAATAGCTACAGAAACCTAAAATGTTAGCAAGCTTTGAGGCATATGATTTTTCATGACTAATTAGATTTTACCATCcaccaaaattttctttttttgttttgtttattgatCTCCAAATATGCATTGCAGATATCAATGGTTGTTTTGCTTCAGCTTTGGTCCGCTACCTTCCTCCGTGATGCAAGTTGGCTGAAGATATTGATAGTTGCCTACTTTTTCGGCTCTTTCCTTAACCACAATCTCTTCTTGGCCATTCACGAGCTTAGTCACAACCTCGCTTTCTCTACTCCAGTTTACAACCGTTGGCTTGGGATATTCGCCAACCTTCCCATTGGTGTTCCCATGTCCGTTACCTTCCAAAAGTATCACCTCGAGCACCACCGCTTCCAAGGAGTCGATGGAATCGATATGGATATCCCAAGTCTTGCTGAAGCCCATGTTGTCAAAAACGTCATAGCGAAATCAATATGGGTGATTCTCCAACTCTTCTTTTATGCTCTTAGGCCTCTTTTTCTCAAACCTAAACCACCCGGCATGTGGGAGTTCACCAATTTGATTATCCAACTATCCCTCGATGGAGCTATGGTATACTTCTGGGGTTGGAAATCTTTCGCTTATTTGATCCTGTCGACTTTTGTTGGGGGTGGAATGCACCCAATGGCCGGTCATTTCATCTCCGAGCATTATGTTTTCAAGCCCGAGCAAGAGACGTACTCCTACTACGGTCCACTTAATCTTATGACATGGAGCGTAGGTTACCACAACGAGCACCATGATTTCCCGAGGATTCCTGGAAGCAAGCTCTTCAAGGTGAAGGAGATTGCACCGGAATACTACGAAAACTTAGAATCTTACAAATCTTGGAGCCAGGTTATCTACATGTATATAATGGACCGGACGGTTGGGCCTTTTAGCAGAATGAAGAGGAAGTTGTCGACAAAGATGGACAGGAAATCTGAATAGGTACTATGCTAGTGTTCTGTTTCTTTTTCCACTTCTTTCCTGTGTTGGTATGGATATTTCCTATCCATTCTTTGattcttaattattttgtttGTAACATTATTATAGCAATCCTGCATCATATGCACAGTAGATGTAGTCTATGTACTATATtcatttttatagaatttttgtGACACTAACACTTAATTTTCTGTTGATGATATGTGTGACATTTGGAGCTAAGAAAAGATTAGATGAAAGATTTacctttatttcaaaatatttgaaaaataaaaatttacagcTTCAATTAGAAATAGAGCCAGCCTACATCTTAGCAAGAAAGtctttttatgtttttgaattcATTGATGAGCTTCAAATCAGTTACTTGCTGAAAACAATTGCATGATTTATGGTAAAAGCTTGACTTATGGTGTCAAGTATGGTTTGTAGTTTTTTccgtaaaaataaaatttgaacaaaaacacccttaaaatccgaaaaaattccagcataatatgtttgAGTTCGAAGTTTTTACATATGCAATTCCAGCATAATGTGCTTGAATTTTATAATATGAtgaagttccaatataatatgctggaagtttatacgcaggaGCTTCATAATCCAGCATgttatgctagaactttccgtgtttcagctagggtatttttgtccagattttatcTCTGTATAAAATAGTGACTTTTTTTCGATGACTTTACAAATGccggctatttttcaattacaagTCCGAAAAGTGGCTCGCCCGTGCTATTTTACAGCAAAATGAAAGGAAAACTCAAAATAAAACTACATGTTTGTTCTTTCGTTAGATTAAGTGGctcaatttttcttttcctattttcctTTAGTTTAATTATTCGATATCTGAAACTCTATTGATCGACTAATCGAATTTGTACCGTGTAAAGCCTATTAAAAGAGAAACAAATTAAATTTATAATGTGTTAAAGCAGAAACTGCTTCAAAGGTCACATTTTCAATTCAAAATCTCCTAGGAAATTATTAAATGTTTGATAGTGTAGGAACTGTTTACAGGAATTATCAGAAAATAGCTGGCACGGATTCTCATGATTAGATTATGTGAAACAAGTGTTCTATTACACctaagaatttaagttatatatatcgtCAGTAAATAATTTTTACTATCCGGTCACTCAAAAAATATTTACAGATAAATCTTTTTGAAATATGAGATTTGTAATCTTGAAAATGACAAAATATGTTACTTACTGCAACTGGTAAAAATAATTTAGAAATACTAAAATttgaatatataaaaaatatatgaaaaatacTAGTATAAAATACCAACCGGTCACTTTTTAGGTGATGTATTTAAAGAGTCTAAAAATGGAATAACATTAACTTATAAAATCAGTGCAATAGAAGCAATTATATCATGTCATTTATTTCTTTAACTGAGTTGTCAATTCATATTTAATAATCTCAAGATTCAAATTATGTGAActttgattatattttaaatgTATCTTTAAATACACCacctagccaaacacaattgcataatcTTTATCATCATACATCTTTGTTAATAGAATCAGATATTTTTATCGTTTTCTGCAAAAGTAGAAAAACTCCAAACCAATAAACAAActtctttatatatataaattcataAATCAAGAACTCAAAGAGAAAATCAAAGGGAAGGGAAAAAAAAATGGAACCATCAAATAATGAGATTTTAGATGCTCCACTTCATGAAGTTGGCTTTAAGATCTCagaaatctcctctcaaaaaaTCACAGGCCATTTTTCGGTAACCGAAAAATGCTGCAACCCATTCAAGGTGTTGCACGGCGGAGTTTCAGCATTAATTGCTGAAGCTCTGGCGAGTATGGGTGCCCACGTGGCGTCCGGATTTCAAAGAGTAGCTGGAGTTCATCTAAGTATTCACCATCTCAAGAGTGCTCATCTAGGTGAATTTGTTTATGCTGAAGCTACACCTCTTAATATTGGAAAATCTATTCATGTCTGGGAAGTGAAATTATGGAAAAGTgataatttttcaaaattgggaGAAGATAGAATTTTGATTTCATCATCTAGGGTTACTGTCAAGACTAACATGGCTGTACCAGAAAATGTCAAAGATGCTGCTCTGAATCTCAAGAAATATGCCAGGTTATGATTAGGTCTCAGGGCAGAACAAAACAGAGGCGGATCTAAGATTTAAGATTTAAATTTGATGAAATTAAGTTTAAaaatttttaataagaatttgtCTTACTTTTGATATTATGAAttcaaattttgaaatttattgatttttttgtttttattagttgtatatcttttccttttccctttgtCTTCCTCAGTTCGATAACATTAATGTTAGTTTATTGTCCCTTTATTCTTAAATTGCTATTATTGCCGTTTAATTGCTACCTTGGATTCTGTCATctttttatttgttgttgttaataCTTATTGCCATtacttctttttatcttttctttagccgagggtctttcggaaacaacatTTCAACCCCTCCCCCCAGGGGAGGGGTAAGGATGTGTACATCTCACCTCCCTAAATCCCACTTGTGTGAATTCACTGGgttcattattattgttgttattgtatgtctctttctttcaatttatGTAGCATAATTTGACTAAGTACGTAGTTTATGAAAGaataaaaaacttttaaaatttgtggtttaattttagacatatcataatatttgtgtagctataaaattttcaaaacttgtAATTTAACAAACATGCCAAATATTTGTACGGCTATAAAAATTTGGTCTTAAAGAGTAAAATGAGAAGTTAAGTTATTTTCAACTTTAGAAATCTGATTTGTTTTAACAGATTAAAAAGTACGATTTCCAACGAAGAGCGTTGTATACAAGTAAAATCGAGTTCAATGCGCACCCCGATTTTCGGATGAGGCAAACAGAGCAAGGACGTGACTTCAAGGAATCATAATCAGAACCAGGAGCCTCTCGTATCAGAGTTCGAGAAAAACACCTACCCTCGGAGCCATCGAGACCACGTCCCCCGGATCCGGTTCGAGTCCCAAGACCTCGGAGAGCATTACCAAACGGTCGCACACGATTAACaaagggccgtgatatccgtgTCCAATCGGATACCATGGCATGAATCTCGGCCCGTATCGGCGGAAAATCAGTGACTAGCGAAAAGGAAGTTTTTTACCTTTCTTAAAATTGTAtctagggtaaaactcccctactatataaagggaaagttAATTATTAATTAGACACACTGTAACACGCATACCTAGGCAATATACTTCTGTTCTCTCTGTTTCTAAAAGTTATTCaaaagttcttatttttgttcataagttcttcATAAGGGCAAGCTCGGAACCGAAGACAGGTTCCTTGTTAGTCTTAAACTGAGCTCAGACTCACTATCATCATTGGTTTGGCTATTTACTATATCTTTTATATACTTTACCTAACGTCATTAATCACTTTTATTGAATTAGTCCATATATACTTAAAaccgcatataaattcaattgttatccatttttaaggtaaatagtttggcgcccaccgtgtggctaaagataatagtggtaatttgatacaaattttcataacgCACTATGttttatgcttgttctttgaGATTTAAATTTTAGGTCAACTTAAGAATGTAAAACTCTCGGTCTGCC
The Nicotiana tabacum cultivar K326 unplaced genomic scaffold, ASM71507v2 Un00389, whole genome shotgun sequence genome window above contains:
- the LOC107808948 gene encoding sphingolipid delta(4)-desaturase DES1-like; this translates as MGFEGKKREDKEEEGVLMANDFFWSYTDEPHASRRRQILSQYPQIKQLFGPDPFAFLKISMVVLLQLWSATFLRDASWLKILIVAYFFGSFLNHNLFLAIHELSHNLAFSTPVYNRWLGIFANLPIGVPMSVTFQKYHLEHHRFQGVDGIDMDIPSLAEAHVVKNVIAKSIWVILQLFFYALRPLFLKPKPPGMWEFTNLIIQLSLDGAMVYFWGWKSFAYLILSTFVGGGMHPMAGHFISEHYVFKPEQETYSYYGPLNLMTWSVGYHNEHHDFPRIPGSKLFKVKEIAPEYYENLESYKSWSQVIYMYIMDRTVGPFSRMKRKLSTKMDRKSE
- the LOC107808947 gene encoding 1,4-dihydroxy-2-naphthoyl-CoA thioesterase 1-like, which gives rise to MEPSNNEILDAPLHEVGFKISEISSQKITGHFSVTEKCCNPFKVLHGGVSALIAEALASMGAHVASGFQRVAGVHLSIHHLKSAHLGEFVYAEATPLNIGKSIHVWEVKLWKSDNFSKLGEDRILISSSRVTVKTNMAVPENVKDAALNLKKYARL